In the Nitrosopumilus cobalaminigenes genome, AAGTTTGTAACAGATGATAACAGTAACTTTAGACATCCAGAACTACAAAAATACCAAGAAAAAACTGCAATTGAAGAGCAAGCTGAAAAAAGTGGTTTCTCTCTAGTCGAATTAGATGGAGATATTGCAGTAGTTGGAAATGGTGCAGGATTAGTAATGTCAACATTGGATATGTTATCAGACAATGGCGGAAAGCCTGCATGTTTCTTAGATGTAGGTGGTGGTGCAACTACAGAATCAGTGTATGAAGCATTAACTTTGATTAGTAAATTAGATAGAGTGAAAGGAATTCTTGTGAATCTCTATGGAGGAATTGTAAAAACAACTGTTGTTGCAGAAGCATTTCTCAAAGCATATGAAAATAATCTAATTGATTTGCCAGTATTCTCAAGACTAAAGGGGACAGAATCTGAAAAAGCAAAAGAAATGCTCAAAGGGTCTAGAACTAACATCTTTGATTCAGTAGAAGAGGCAATTAATGCAGCAGTAATGGGAGTAAAGAAATGACAGACATCTTTGGATTACTAAAAGGAAAACCAGAGGATTCTGATTATGAAAATAAAGGAGTCATTGTTCAAGGTATTACTGGAGCATATGGTTCACTACATGCAAAGCAAATGATGGCATACGGAACCAATGTTGTTGCCGGAGTAACACCAGGTAAAGGAGGTCAAAAATTTGAAGACAAAGTTCCAATTTACAATACAATGCAAGAAGCAGTAGATGCAACTCATGCAAAAATTTCAATTGTATATGTCCCAGCAAAATTCTTCCTGAGTGCTGCCAAAGATGCACTAAATGCAGGTATCAAATTACTAGTTGCTATCCCAGAACATGTTCCAATTAGAGACACCATGGAAGCATTAGATTTAGCAAAGAAAAAAGGAGCAGTGATCATTGGACCAAACACCCCAGGAATTATGATTCCAGAATTAATCAAAGTAGGAATCATGCCACCAATGCCATTCAAGGCAGGAAAGATTGCAGTATTATCTAAAAGCGGAACATTACTTTATGAAATTTCAGATGCCCTTACAAATTCAGGATTCGGACAATCAATTACAATTGGAATAGGAGGAGATCCTGTAAACGGTACAAGATTAATTGACGCATTTGAAATGGTAAAAGATATTCCAGATATGGAAGGTCTAGTAGTTGTTGGAGAGATTGGAGGAGATTCAGAAGAAATTTTGGCGCAAAGAATTATTGATAGTGGATTTAACAAACCAACTGTAGCATACATTGCAGGCAGAGCAGCACCTAAAGAAAAGAGAATGGGTCATGCAGGGGCAATTGTAATGGGAACATATGGTTCAGCTGAATCCAAAGTTTCAATGTTTAACAAGGCAAACATTCCAGTAGCAAAAAGACCAGCAGAAGTACCAGTATTATTAGCAGGAAAGATGGAAAAATCCGATTAGAATAAAAGAGAGAGATTAAGGAGACAATCAAATGCCAATCACAGACCCAGAAAAGAAAAGAATTGCACAACAAGCACGACTTGTTATGAGAATTTGCTTCAAATGTGGATGTAGAAATGATATTGGCGCAACAAGATGCAGAAAATGCAGAAACCCATACTTGAGATTAAAGAACAGAAATCTCGGTGTTAAGAAATAGAATTAAGAAACCATCAATCTTTGCCTATAATCAACAATTGCAAGTTTTAATTCAGTATAATATTGTTTGACAAAGGATTTTGCAGCTTCAGGATCATCTAATTCATCAAATGTTAACTGTAAATCATCAGGAAGTTGATCATTCATTTGATACAAAACTTTAGCAGCTTCCACATATTGTCCCAAATTATCAGCATATTCAAATGCCAATTTCATCCTGTCAATTAATGCATCAAATTCTTGTAAAGACATGAAGATTATCTTTTAGAGTTACTAAAAAAGGCCAGGGTAATTGTGACATAATGATATAGCAAAGACAAAAAAACCACTCTCAAAGTAATTTAGTTGGACCGGTCGTCTAGTTTGGTTTGGATGACGCACTCACACTGCGTAAGAGAAATTACTTCTCCGCAAAGGTCGTGGGTTCAAATCCCATCCGGTCCATTACATCACTTTGTCAAATCGCAGAAGGTTTGTAATCTCACATTTTACAACATAGTTGAAAATGTGTATACGGTAATACCTACTAACATTAACAAACTCACCATTATTGCTTTTTTATCATTTCGAGGTAGTTTCAATACGATTCAGAATACGTCATGGACTTAAGCGTATTGGCAATTAGACTATAATCTACCCACAAAATTCCTTCATTGATCAAATATTTTATTGCATTTACTATCTCTTCTCTAGCTTTTTCAAATTCTTGATTTGCAAAATACCAAATTATTTCACTTATTACAAATACTGATGCTATTGAAATTCCAACTACCATTATGATAGTTATTACCAGTTTCATTTATCCAAGAATACAAGAATTTGATTCTTCATCAAAGATAGTGCCAGGACCACATTTTGAATCAGTTTCATCAGAACTTGTAGTTTTCACTTCACCAATTCTACATGCATTTGTTTCAGGATCTAAGACAGTTCCTGTACCACATTTTGAATCATATTCACCATAGAAAATATCTTCATTCTCAATTTCAGGAACAGAATTTACAACCGGAGTTTTATCAAAAGCACTATCAAAATAACCTTGAGAATATCCAGCCCCAAGGATTATCAAAAGGATAACAGGAATGCCAACAATAATTGGGAATTTTAACGGAATAGATTTTGAAACTTTAGCAGAAGATTTTGTTCCAGGTATTGGTTGTGGTTCTGCACCTACTTCAAAAAGAGAAGTTCCACAAATCATACAAAAATTTGCACTTAGAGGAGTCTGCTTTCCACATTTCCAACAGTGAATTGTTTCTTTATTTTCAGGTTCATTTTCAAAAACAATTTCATCATCAGTCTCGATTGCTTGTTTTACCAGATATTTTTCTCTTAAACGCTTTAGATAATTCTCATCAGTGACCCAGATATTCTTATTTTGAATAAAGGATTGTTTAATGTGCTCTAACCTATACGCATCACCCACACCTAATTTCAGCAAGGCGTTTACTTCATCAACAACATCTATTGAATCCATATTGTATCCAGAAGGGCCATATCACATTAAATACTAACTGAAAAATTCCATTCTAACTAGGACTAAATTCACAGTATTTTGTCCAAAATGATTAGATACAATCAAGATGGAAATAATAGTAATTATTAAAATCTAGAAAACAAACAAATCCTGTGAATGTAATTCAGAGGAAATTAGAGGTTGAAACATCTAAAGAAATAATATTACAGACAATTTTAAAAAATAAAGAGAATTTGGATACGAATTTGATTGCTGACGCAATAAAAGATTATGTGAAAAATCATGAAAATTATGATTTTGAGAAAAAAGACTTTTGGAAGTCATTTCAGAAAAATGAAAAAATTGTAAAGTTTAGACCAGAGCCATCAATAGTTGGGTGTGACTAGTATCTTTTCTAAAACAGGCATCCAATCTAGATTGTAAAACTTTGAGATAACAATCAGTCGAACAGCATCCCTTGTGACCTACATGGTATGATTTTAAACACATTTCACAGATATTCAAGAGTACATCTCCTGTGTCTGTTGTTTGATTTTTGAAATTACAGTATTGGTCATTTTGAGTAATTCATCCATTTGTGGATCCTGGACATATTGTAGAGTCAAAGGTAAGACTCCTTTACAGATAATTTGACTTTCAAAAGTACTTCATTTGTCATTTGTAAGAGATTTGCCATTTCAGCATCTAGAAAATAGTCTGAATTGGAATCAAACATTGTGGTTTTTTGTGATGTGTTCATCTTTTCTTCAATATACTATTAGTTACAATGAATATAACCAAGGATTTCGATTAGTCATGAACAAAGTATCGAAGGTGTCGAACCTCACGGTAAATATGTGAATTTTAAAAACTAGCAAGGATGTTCTGAAAAGTCTTTAGAGTTTTCAGAGGTTTCATCTAAAATTTTGAGATGAAATAGTATTGCTTTATTGTAATTTGACTTGGGAGTTTTTGTATTAAGCAATTTTTTCAATGGATAAGATTAATTCTTCATCACCAAAACAATGCTTGTTTTCAACACAGTTAGAGCAAACCATCCATTTAGGAGTGTATTGACCGCCAGGGGCAGGCCTATAAGTAATCATAAATTTTTTCTCATGTCTATCTTCGCATCGATTCATCGTCAATCTCCTTTGATAGTTGTTCTACTTGGCCAGTGAGTAGTAAGTAGAATTTCCTCAATGTATTCACCAAGATATCTCCTCAGATAATTCCTCTACCTGACCAGTGAGTAACAAATAGAATTGTTTTAAGAAGTTCAATACGTATTCTCCTGTGTTGCTTGTTTGATTTTTTGAACCACATCATAAGTCATTTTGATTAAATGTTCAACTTCAAGATCATTTAGATCCTCACGACCTTCATCATACGAATGTTGAGCGATAAAAGAAACTTCATTTTGAAGACTTTGAAGAGCTAATACAGTACTCAATATAATGATCCTCCTTTTTCCCAAGATAGTTCAAATAATGAACTCATCATATCGACAAGAGTTTCAGAATCAGACCACCATGCAAAAACCTGTCTAGTAGGATGTGTTGCATTGCGCATAAAGATGAGAACCTCTTTTTTGTCATTTACAATGAAACACTTGTTTTCAGAATTTGATGGCATTGCTCTAATAGAATCAGAATTCATTTCAGATAGAAATTCAGGAGTTTTGTTTAGTGGAGATACCACTAATTTGAGGTTGGTTGGAGATTCATCTATCCAATCAAACACATCTGAATGATACATTCTGAGCAAATCAGATACGCTTCCATAGATTCTCAAATCTTCAGCGCTAGAACCAACCATCTCTCTGATCTTGTTTGTGATCGGACCATTTCCATGCAACAATTGCATTTTTTCTGATTTTGATTCATCTGTCTCTACGGCAAAAAATGGAATTTCTTTCCACATCTCAGATAGAGATTCTTCCTTATTTGCCAAGACATCGATTCTATCTTGTTCCTGTTTTACCAGGGTTGCAACTGCTTCTCTCATATCCATGGCAGTGTATTTGGTAGGATGTGCTAATTCTGCTACAACCAAACCCATGTTTTGGAGAGAATTGACCAGATGGTATGTTTCAGTTCTTGGCAATTGTAGTGCTTTTGCTATCTCAGAAGCAGTCTTCGATCCATACTTGCCGAGATAAATGAACACCTTTGCCTGACTTTTGGTTAGGCCAAAATTGATTAATTCATTCCTGATTTTCTCAAGAGTGAGTTTATGCTTATACATTGCAGTATCTGATTCATTATCAAACAGACTGATTTGATCTGAATTCAACATGAAATCTCCATTGTTTGTTTTTTGATCTTGAAAAGGACATCATTTGTCATTTTTAGAATATGATTCATTGAGGAATCTTCAGGAAATTGATAGGTCAAAGGGAAATCTCCAGAGAATTTTGTTTAATCTTCATCATGACATCATTTGTCATTTTTAATAATGACTCCATTCCTGCATCCAAAATCACAGAATTTGAGTTAAATGCGGGTGTTTGTTGTTCTATGTTCATTGTTCTTCAGAGATTAGAGTGGTTACAATCAATATAACCAAGGATCTCGATTAGGCACAAAATATGGTTCGAACCATGCGAACCTGTCATAATTTGCGTACCAGAAGTGGGATTACATACTATTGCTTATAAAGGAAAATTG is a window encoding:
- a CDS encoding succinate--CoA ligase subunit alpha produces the protein MTDIFGLLKGKPEDSDYENKGVIVQGITGAYGSLHAKQMMAYGTNVVAGVTPGKGGQKFEDKVPIYNTMQEAVDATHAKISIVYVPAKFFLSAAKDALNAGIKLLVAIPEHVPIRDTMEALDLAKKKGAVIIGPNTPGIMIPELIKVGIMPPMPFKAGKIAVLSKSGTLLYEISDALTNSGFGQSITIGIGGDPVNGTRLIDAFEMVKDIPDMEGLVVVGEIGGDSEEILAQRIIDSGFNKPTVAYIAGRAAPKEKRMGHAGAIVMGTYGSAESKVSMFNKANIPVAKRPAEVPVLLAGKMEKSD
- a CDS encoding 50S ribosomal protein L40e yields the protein MPITDPEKKRIAQQARLVMRICFKCGCRNDIGATRCRKCRNPYLRLKNRNLGVKK
- a CDS encoding zinc-ribbon domain-containing protein, translating into MDSIDVVDEVNALLKLGVGDAYRLEHIKQSFIQNKNIWVTDENYLKRLREKYLVKQAIETDDEIVFENEPENKETIHCWKCGKQTPLSANFCMICGTSLFEVGAEPQPIPGTKSSAKVSKSIPLKFPIIVGIPVILLIILGAGYSQGYFDSAFDKTPVVNSVPEIENEDIFYGEYDSKCGTGTVLDPETNACRIGEVKTTSSDETDSKCGPGTIFDEESNSCILG
- a CDS encoding TrmB family transcriptional regulator, giving the protein MLNSDQISLFDNESDTAMYKHKLTLEKIRNELINFGLTKSQAKVFIYLGKYGSKTASEIAKALQLPRTETYHLVNSLQNMGLVVAELAHPTKYTAMDMREAVATLVKQEQDRIDVLANKEESLSEMWKEIPFFAVETDESKSEKMQLLHGNGPITNKIREMVGSSAEDLRIYGSVSDLLRMYHSDVFDWIDESPTNLKLVVSPLNKTPEFLSEMNSDSIRAMPSNSENKCFIVNDKKEVLIFMRNATHPTRQVFAWWSDSETLVDMMSSLFELSWEKGGSLY